The genome window AACACAAAAGGTTGCCAGCCGCCGTGTTGCGCTGCATCCTTCGTCACTGCGGCGTACAGGAGGTACGCCTCATTCCTCAGGATTTGTGCGCCTTGCATGACGATTTTTGCTTAGCCATCTCATAAATGACTTTTAGAGATCATCCTTTTTAAGACGTCGGCAAGTCTGTAAATTGACTCTAATCTTTAAATCTAGTATAACCGTTCGGAAAATAAAAGGGGAACCATGTGTAAGGAACGGGTACTGATAGCAAACCGCGGAGAGATAGCCATCCGCATTATGGATGCTTGCAAAGATCTAGGCCTTGACTATTGCGTGGTCTATGCCCCGGAGGATGAAGCCTCGCTTCATGTCAGCCTTGCCAAGTGCGATGATAAAGACGGCGTAAAAAGGGCTTATTGTATCGCGAGCTACAAAGACCCTAATGAGATATTCGCTGTTGCCGATCAGGTGGGCTGCACGGCCATCCATCCCGGATACGGTTTCTTTGCCGAGAATTTCCGTTTCGCCAGGAGGGCTGAGATGCGCTCGAGGCCCCTTGTCTTTATCGGGCCGAGATGGGAGGTCATAAGGGACCTCGGCAGCAAGATCAATACCAAACGTCTGGCGAAGTCTTTGGGCATCCCTGTGATCCCTGGCTCAGACGGCCCTATTTACAATGAGATCGATGCCGAGGCCTTGGCCGAGGACCTCTTTTTCATACAGAAGGAGCAGGGCGTTCAACATCCATCCATCCTTGTCAAGGCATCGGCCGGCGGGGGTGGCATGGGTATAGAAGAAGTGACGCATCTCGACGCCTTTAGACGTGTCTATCGCAGGATACAGAATTATGCCAAGAGACAGTTCGGCGACGATGGCGTATTGATAGAACAGAACCTTAGAGACTATCAGCATATTGAGGTGCAGCTTCTGTGCAGCCGTCATGGCGAGGTGGTACATTTCGGTACGAGGAATTGCACGATCCAGAGCTCGGGCAGGCAAAAGCGTGTGGAGGTCGCGCCCGGGTTTGATCCGGACAGCTTTGAATATCCGTTTGATGCAAGGGCGGTTCTGGATCGCATGGTCGCATATTCGGTGCGCCTTGCGAGACACGTGGGTTACGATAGTGTCGGGACATGGGAGTGGGTGGTGACCAGGGATGGTTCTCCGTATCTCCTGGAGGTCAATACCCGCATTCAGGTGGAAAACGGGATATCGGCCCGCATATCCAGGATCAAAGGTAGAGACGGCTATCCCGATCTTATCAAGGAACAGATAAGGGTGGCTATGGGCGAGAAGCTCGGCTATCGGCAGGAAGACATATTTTTAGAAGGGACGAGCATAGAGCTGAGGATAGTTGCTGAGGACGCAAGGCGGGGATTTAGGCCATGGTGCGGGGTCATCAAGCGCTTTGATTTTCCTGATGTGCCGTGGGCCAAGGTCTATACACACGTTCCAAGGGACAGGGCTTACAGTATTCCAACTGAGTACGATCCGAACCTTGCCCTGGCTGTAATTTGGGGTGAAAGTACGGAGGAGGCCAAGACAAGGGCCATGGAGTTTTTGAAAGGCGTTGTAATAGAAGGATCCGACGCCCAGGGCGGGGCTGCTGTCACTAATCTTGATTATCTGGCCGAGCGCATAGATAATGTGCTCAAGTTTTGATGCCGGCCTGCGCCTGCGGCCTCATATCTAAATGCACGCGGATATAAAATATATGAAAGACAGTAGCAAACTGTTGAGTCAGCTTGCCGAACGCATCGCATACCTCATCGACGTCAAGGGCGGCCTTGCATGGAAAGACCTCGGCGCGCTGTTGGACGATGTCCAGTCATTGCGCAGGGATATTTATGAGCTTGATGAGGCATCGATCTTCGCCGAGATAGATAAAATCAGGGACAGGGTCTCTTCCCTTGAGCGCGAGGCTGCGGAATCACTTTCTCCTGCTGAGATCGTCAATATTGTCAGGAGCTCCCAGCGCTTCACCCTTTCTGACATACTTGAAAACGTATACGATTCGTTCACCGAGCTCGGCGGAGATGGTGAATGCAACGTCGATCCCGCCGTTGTGGTTGCAAGGGCCACGATCTCGCGTCGTATGAAAAACAAGACTTACAGTCATCAGGTTATGGTCATAGGGCATGAAAAAGGCAGGGGCGAGGAGTACAGAAATGGCGGATGCGCACGTCCATGGGGAAATGCCAAGGCATTGAGATATATGAAAGTAGCCGAGACTGAGGGCATACCTATCCATTTTTTCATCTTTACACCAGGCTCTTTTCCGATAGAGGATTATCCGGGCGCAGCCCAGCAGATAGCCAGAAACATCTATGCCATGGCTAGACTGAAGACGCCGATGGTCTCTTTTATCTCGGAAGGCGGGTCGGGCGGGGCAGAGGCCATTGGTCTTTCAGATATACGCCTTATGGGTTCAAGAGGCTATTATTCAGTCATCTCCCCTGAAGGGGCTGCGGCCATTGAGGGAAAGATAAGAGAGGGTGAGAAGCTTCCAAAGGAACTTGTGGAACACTGCGCTGCGCAACTCAAGCTTACGGCCCAAGACAACCTGCGCCTTGGCACCATAGACCGAATTGTTGAAGAGCCGCCGCTTGGGGCAAGGAGGGATGACTATGTATTCTTTCGAAGGCTCCGATACGAACTTATAAGGGCGACGGACGAAGTCGTCCTCAAGACCAAGAGCTTTCGGGCCTTTAGGGCCTATGCATTGAATATACGGAATGCCGAGAAGGAAGGGGTGCCGGAGGACTTCGATCTGGTCATCAATTGGGACCTTACGGAGCCCGAGATAGAGCGGCTTCTAGAGTTGAGATCCAAAAAATACCGCGAGATGGCCAAGGGATTTTACGGTGAGGAGGCCACATCGTCGATCCTCGGCTTAGGTAAGGCCAAGGACCTGGCCAGTCAGAGTTATTATGAGATAAGATATGGGCTCCTAAGGTCTCATCAGAGGAATGTGATGAAGGTCATCGAAGAGGTCTCGAGCGAGGGGTCTGTGCTCCTTAATAAGGTGACACGTCCGGTAAGGGCGGCTTATGAATTCGTCTTCCCGCGTCCCGAGCGTGCGTCTAAGGGCGGGCGGGGCGGCATGCAGGAGCATGTATCGATCTTTGCCGAGGAATGGGAGGCATATGTAAGTCCGCTTGCAAATGAAGACCGCACAGTATCCTGTCCCAATGCCTCGAAGTACGGCTGTCTCGACCTCTGGGTCCCTGATCTTTACGGGGAATTTTGCGGGGTATGTCCTACTTGCGGACATCATTTCCCTCTGGAGTACCGTTGGTACCTTGAGCACCTCTTCGACAAGGGTTCTGTAGAGGAGTTCAATACAAATATCGTTTCGATCAATCCCCTTGGATTTGAAGGTTTTCAGAGTCGGCTTGAGAAAGATATAAAAAGGACAGGGCGGCGCTCCAGCATGATCACCTTTGACGCCAAGATCCAAAACATCAAACTGGTGGTGGCCATGTTGTTTGGTGACTTCAGAAACGGTACGGTGGGTGCGGCCGAGGGGGAGAAGTTCGTAAGGGCCTGTGACAGGGCAAGGATAACCAGGCGCCCTTTCCTCTCCTACATACATACGACCGGCGGCATCAGGATACACGAAGGGACGTTGGGTGTCATACAGATGCCCAAGTGCACCATGGCGGTGCGGGAATATATAGACAGCGGCGGCCTTTATATCGTGGTGTACGACAATAATTCTTATGCAGGGCCTGTCGCGAGCTTTCTCGGGTGTTCGCCGTATCAGTTCGCAATACGCTCCACCAGGATCGGCTTTGCAGGTCCCAGGGTGATAAGGGAGACTACGGGCGAGGATGTGCCGCCTGACTACCACAGCGCCAAAAATGCCTTGAAAAGGGGGCACATACAGGGCATTTGGGACAGGCGGGAGTTCCGTAAAAACCTTTACGAGGCCCTAATGACAATGGGCGGGCCCAATCTCTATTACAAATAAAAAATAAGGCCATGGCGGACATAAACCTAAACGATCTGTTGCGGAGTTATCGCTCGCATCCCTTTGAGGAGCGGGAACTTGTGACGCCCCATACCGGCATCATTTCTTTCCAGATAAAGGAAGGGCAGGAGGTAAGGGGTCCTGGTGGCAAATGGCTGCACAAGCCAGGGACCCTCCTTTATATCCTTGAGCGGGAGCGCAACGTAAAGAAGATTACGGCACCCTGCGGCGGAGAGATCATAAAGATCAGGCATGAACTCGAGGGCGGCTTTGTCGAGGCAGGTGTGAGGGTGCTGTCCATTCGTCATAAGCTTACCAAGGAAGAGATAGTCGATCGGATATTGAAAGAGGTGCTCATTATCTTTCGGGCGCCTGAGAATGCAAGATATTTCCTTGCAACAGACATTGCATCGAAGCTCGAGAAACAACCCAGGGCCGCCTTGGTTGTCAAGCCCGGGGACGAGATCATAATCATGTCGCTCATGAAACGTGATACGATCATAACCTATGACGGCATAGGCGGTGTAATATACAAGACCTATTTTGAACCGGGGAGCCTTGTCGAACAGGGTGCGCCTTTGCTGGGCGTATGCCCGCCCGAAAAGCTTCCGTATGTCCAGAAGGTGATTCACAGGATCAATACGGAGTGGGAGGATTAGGGATTAAGGCCCTACTGATCGCCATCCAGTTTTTGACCATTATTCCTGTTGCCCCGCGACTTGTAGTGAAAGATGCGGAGTTGACGGCATCCCTTTCCTATTTTCCTTTGGTAGGTCTCATGTTGGGCTGCATCGTTCTTGGCATTGATTCATCCCTGCGCGGCATCTGCACCGTGCAGTCTCTGGGCGTCATAGATGCTGCTGCACTTGCATTTCTTACGAGAGGTCTTCATCTCGACGGCCTTTCCGATACGTTTGATGCGCTCGGGAGCGGTAAGCCGGCTGAAGAGGCGCTTGTCATAATGAAGGATAGCCGCATAGGTGCGTTTGGGGCCGTTTCTCTAATGTTTGTGCTGCTTTTAAAGGCGTCGGCCCTTTCGACCGCGTCGCAAAAGGGTCTCTGGCAGGTCTTCTTGCTTGCACCATGTCTTTCCAGGTGGGGCTTAAATGTCCTTGCAGCATCTTCGACGTATGCAAGGCCATCGGGTGGTCTCGGTGCGGCATTCGTCGGGGGAAAGACCAGGCGGACCCTATTTTTTTCAGGATTGACTGCCTTTTCGGCCGCATGGTTTTTGTCCGGCATGGCAGGGCTTCTTATATCCCTAGGGGCGGTTGTTTGTGGTCTTGCAGCCTCCTTTTATTTCAAAAGGAGGTTTGGTGGCATCACAGGGGACATGCTTGGCGCATTTCTAGAGCTTACAGAGGCCGTGTTTATGGTTGCAGGCGGCGTCTATGCACCTAGGGGGGCATAAAAGACGTGTCTTGCAGCGAGGCGACACGCATCATTCTCCTCAGACACGGCGAGGTCGATGCCGCAAAGGCTGTCTTTTACAGCCAGATGGACGTTCCTCTTTCCGAACGTGGCAAGAAGAGTTCCCTAACGGTGTCCAGGGTCCTTGAGCCAGTGCCGATCTCATGGGTGTTGAGCAGTGATCTTTCCAGATGTCTCTTCCTGGCAAGGGCCATAGCCGCGGCAAGGGGGGTTGGGGTCGAGGCCCGTCGAGAACTCAGAGAATTGGATTTCGGTCTCTGGACTGGGCTTGGTTGGGATGAAATTGAGATGAGGTTTCCCGGCGCCATAAAGAAGCGGATGTCTAATCTTGAGTCCTACAGGCCACCTATGGGGGAAAGTGTGGGTGATCTCGCTGAGAGGGCATGGGGTCTTATTCAGCAGGTGGTTTCGGAATATCATGGCAGGATTGTAGCTGTTGTGTCCCACGGCGGGGTGAATAGGGTCATAATTGCAAAGGCCGTAGGTCTGCCCTTGCAAAACATCTTCAGCATACACCAGGATTTTTCTTGTATAAATGTCATTGATTTTTTTTCAGACGGATTGGCTGTAGTCAGGGCCCTTAACTGGTTGCCGGGCGTCTCTGAGGGATTTTATCCCTGATTTTGTTTGCAGGGTGTCGCGATAGCTTTTAAAATGGGCGCCCAATGGGTATTGTTGGTCTATTTATTGCCGACGAGGAGGGATAAATCATGTCTGATCCTACAATGAAAGACAAAAAAAGGGCGGTCGATATCGCCATCGCCCAGATCCAGAAGCAGTTCGGTCAGGGTACCGTCATGAGGCTCGGCGATAGGGGGGGCGTGGAGGATGTCTCTGTAATTCCAACAGGCTCTATCGTGGTAGATATGGCCATCGGGATAGGCGGAGTGCCGAGGGGCAGGATTGTAGAGATATTCGGGCCGGAGTCTTCCGGAAAGACCACCTTGGCGCTCCATATGATAGCAGAGGCGCAAAAGATGGGCGGGATGGCCGCATTTGTGGACGCCGAACACGCCCTTGATGCGACATACGCAAAGAAGCTCGGCGTAAACACCGATGACCTTCTGGTATCCCAGCCTGATTTCGGTGAACAGGCCCTTGAGATCGTGGACGCCTTGGTCAGGAGCGGTGCCATTGACATCATAGTAGTAGATTCGGTGGCGGCGCTCGTCCCAAAGGCAGAGATCGAAGGGGAAATGGGCGATCAGCATGTGGGTCTTCAGGCGAGGCTCATGTCTCAGGCATTGAGGAAGCTTGCCGGCAATCTGAACCGCACCAAGACGGTCCTTGTCTTTATAAACCAGATCCGTATGAAGATAGGGGTTATGTTCGGGAGCCCTGAGACCACTACAGGCGGGAACGCCCTCAAGTTTTATGCAACGGTACGGCTTGACATCAGGCGTATCTCATCGCTAAAAGAAGGCGCTGACGTCATAGGTAACCGCACCAGGGTGAAGGTGGTAAAGAATAAGATAGCCCCGCCTTTCAAGGAGGCCGAGTTCGACATCTATTACGGCGAGGGCATTTCAAGGGAGGCCTCGCTTATCGACCTTGCCGCAGCGGTGGATATAATAGAGAAGAGCGGTGCCTGGTATTCTTATGAAGGCGAGCGGCTTGGCCAGGGCAGGGAAAACGTGCGCATATTCTTAAAAGAACACCCTGATGTCGCGGATAAGATCGAAAGGCAGATAAGGGAAGTCTACGGCATCAAGGCGGCCAGACCTATCGATGTCCAAGAAGGCTAGTAAGATCCGAAGTCTGAAGGATCAGTCAAGAGGCAGGTCGGCTCTATGTCCGTCCAGGCCACTGGAGGGTTTTTGAAGGTGTTTTTTATGGATAAACGTTCAGGTTCGGAAATCAGGAGGCTTTTTTTGGATTTTTTCGCTAAAAAAGGCCATGCCATTGTTCCAAGTTCGGCTATTGTTCCACAGGACGATCCGACGCTTCTCTTCACCAATGCCGGCATGGTGCAGTTTAAAAGGGTCTTTTTGGGTGAAGAGACGAGGCCTTATTCAAGGGCCGCTACATGCCAGAAGTGCGTGAGGGCCGGCGGAAAGCACAACGACCTTGAAAATGTCGGTTATACGGCCAGACACCATACATTTTTTGAGATGCTCGGCAATTTCTCTTTCGGCGATTATTTTAAGGATGATGCCATAGCATATGCCTGGGAGTTTTTGACCGAATGGCTTGGTCTGCCGGTGGATCGCTTGTGGGTGACCGTCTTCAGGGATGATGACGAGGCGGGTAAGCTCTGGACCACCTTGACCGGGATGCCGCCTGAGAGGGTGGTGAGGCTTGGGGAAAGAGACAATTTTTGGGCGATGGGCGATACTGGGCCATGTGGCCCGTGCTCCGAGATTATTTTTGACCAGGGTGAGGGGGTCGGTTGTGGTAGGGCTGATTGCCGAGTCGGCTGTGAATGCGATCGTTTTTTAGAGATATGGAACCTGGTTTTTATGCAGTATTTCAGGGATCGATCAGGCACCCTTCAGCCGCTGCCGAAGAAGAGCATAGACACCGGTATGGGTCTTGAGCGTATAGCGGCCGTATGCCAGGGGAAGCTCAGCAATTTCGATTCAGACCTGTTTTCGCCGTTGATTTCCAAGATAAGCTGGCTGGCTGGTAAGTCTTATGGTTCTGATCCAGGTTGGGATGTGGCCATGAGGGTGATAGCCGATCACGCCAGGGCATCGGCGTTTTTGGTAGCGGACGGGGTTATGCCTTCGAATGAAGGCAGGGGCTATGTACTGAGGCGTATAATACGCAGGGCCGCCAGATACGGCCGTGTGATCGGACTCGACGGACCTTTTTTGGGAGAGATGGCCGAGGCTGTGGCTATTGGGATGGGTCTTGATTATCCTGAGCTCAAAGATGCGGCTCCCCTTTTCCGCCAGGTGATAGGGCATGAAGAGATGCGTTTCGGCGAGACGCTCGAGACGGGTCTCAGATTGCTCGCTGAAAAGGTCGATGAGTTGTTGAGGGAAAGGATCGCCTTGATAGACGGCGCATTCGCCTTCAGGCTTTACGACACCTACGGTTTTCCAATCGACATACTTCAGGACGTGGCCAGAGAAAAGGGCCTTTCGCTTGACCGTGACGGTTTCGAGAAGGCCATGATCGAGCAGCGCGAGCGTTCAAAAAGGGCGCGCCATGAGGTTTCAGTGGGGGATGTCCCTGAGGTATATAGGCGTCTTCTCGACTCTGGTATGGGCGGGTGTTTTGTGGGTTATGATAGACTTGCGGCTGATGCCGAGATTTTGGCCCTTGTAAGGGATGGGCGATCGTCTAGTGAGGCAGGCGTGGGATGGACAGGTGAGCTCGTTGTCGCGCAGACGCCTTTCTATGCTGAATCAGGGGGGCAGGTGGGTGACAGCGGTTGTGTAGAAGGACCTTTAGGCAGGGCGGAGGTAAGAGATGTTGTAAAGCGGGGTGGTTTGATCCTGCATCAGATAGATGTAACAAATGGTATTTTGAGGGTAGGCGACAAGGTCAGTCTCCGCGTGAATAAGGGACTGAGGATGGATACAGCCAGGAATCATACGGCAGCCCATCTCCTGCATGCAGCCTTAAGGACCGTCTTGGGCGTTCATGTGAAACAGGCTGGTTCCCTGGTTACACCTCAGAGACTTCGTTTTGATTTTAATCACTTTTCAGCGCTCACGAGTGAAGAGATTAGAAGGGTCGAGGACCTGGTGAACCAGTGGATCCGTGACGACAAGGCCGTTAAAACAAGTGTAGTGCCCTATAAGGAGGCCTTGGCCATGGGTGCAATAGCGCTTTTTGGAGAGAAGTACGGGGATGAGGTGCGGGTTGTCGAGGTGCCTGGATTCAGCATGGAACTCTGCGGCGGCACACATATAGACCGTACTGGCAGGATAGGGCTTTTCAAGATCATTGCCGAGTCGAGTGTGGCCTCCGGTATTAGAAGGATAGAGGCGTACACGGGCAGCGCGGCCGTTTTCTTTGTTCATCAGATCGAAGACGAGCTCGCCGCTGCCGCTTCGCGCCTTAGGTGTCCAAGGTTTGAGGTGGCCTCCCGGACAGCGAGGCTTCAAGAACAGATCAAACTCCTCCAAAAGGAGATCGAGCGGCTGAACGTCGGCGCGCAGTCGGGGTCGGGCGGTGATCTTGAACCGATTCTGGGCAAGGTCATCGACGGTGTGAATGTATTGGCAAAAGAGGTAAGTGCCAAGGATCCTAAGATACTCAGGGAGATGGCCGACCGGTTTAGGGACGGTCTTGGTTCAGGGGTGGTGGCCCTTGGATCCAGAAGTGGAGATAAGGCGTTATTGACCGTTGTAGTCACAAAGGACCTTGTGGGTCGCATAAGTGCTGGTGACATCATAAAGTCCATGGCATTGATAATCGGCGGGAAAGGGGGCGGCCGCGCAGATATGGCGCAGGCGGGAGGTCCTTATAAAGAAAGGCTTTTAGAGGCCTTTGATGCCTTTTATGGTCTTGTTGAAGAGGCCCTCAGGTCTTAAAAAAGGGTTGTAGTGCCGTGGTGCCGAAGAGGAGGCTCGAACTCCTACGAACGTGATGTTCACTAGACCCTGAATCTAGCGCGTCTACCAATTCCGCCACTTCGGCCTTTTTGGGTCATTAAAACTGGTGAGTTGTGGACTTGTCAAGGGGAGCATTGTTGTGTGCGACGTTAAAATCATCTTGGTCGATGGAGGATGATGAAGGCCTATTACAGTCTTGATGAGATATCGAGGCCGCTTGATAGGCCGACCCTTACCATCGGGAACTTCGACGGGGTTCATCTTGGGCACCAGGCGCTCTTCCGCAAGGTAAAGGAGCTTGCAGCCTCGGTTTCAGGGGATTCCGTGGCGCTTACCTTTGAGCCGCATCCTTTGAAGGTCTTAAGACCTGACCATCCACTTTTAAGGATATGTACCTTGCGGCACAAGATAGAGCTCATAGATAGGGCGGGCATAGGTCATCTCATAATCCTGCCGTTTAACAAGGAGCTGGCGGAGACGTCGGCCAGTGACTTTGTGCACGAGATATTTTATAGGCGGCTCGGCATCAAGAATCTGGTGGTTGGTTATGATTATGCCCTTGGCAAGGGGAGGGAGGGGGATATCCTATTTCTGAGAAAGGCGGGCGTGGAGCTTGGTTTTGCCGTGCATGTGCTTGAACCTGTTGTAATAGAAGGCGTTGTGGTAAGCAGTACCAAGGTAAGAGAGCTTGTCGCTGCTGGGGACATGCGGGCCGTTTCTCGCCTGCTTGGAAGATATTATCAGATCAGGGGTGTTGTGCGCCCGGGCAGGCGCCGCGGAGGGCCGTTACTTGGCTTTCCTACAGCGAATTTACGTATCGATAAGGGGGATTTATGCCCTAAGTCCGGGGTTTATGTGATACAGGCGATAATTGGCGGTTATTGCTATGGCGGCGTGCTTAATATAGGCCGCAACCCGACATTTGGAGATCAAGAATTTGGGGCCGAGGCCCATCTGTTTGATTTTGATGAAGATATCTATGGGAAAGAGATCAAGCTCAATCTCATCGAGAGATTGAGGAATGAAAATAGATTTTCCGGCCCTGATGAGCTGATATTGCAGATAAAAAAGGACATACATACCGCACGTCTGATGCTTGCACAGGAAAAAGGTCTTTATGAGGCGTGCATGGAAGGTATCAAATAGCCCCCTGAAGAAGGTTTCCCAGGCCTCAGGGGGCAGATAGGTACATACCAAAGTTGGGGGGGTTAAACTTCTTCTACCGTTATGGCGCCCACAGGACAGACTTCGACGCAGGTTTCGCAGCCTAAACAGTCCTCGGACCTTGCCGGCACCGGTTTCCCGTCGACAAAGTCATAGACCTGTGCTGGGCAGGCGTTTACACACTCTTCGTCGCCTTGGCATTTGTCATAATCAATCGTGATCTGAAACATGGCAACCTCCTTTTATTTTTTATTTAATTGTTTTTTTGAGATCAGGTTGTGCGGCGCGATCTTTTTTATCCATATAGACGAACAATCTCCGCCTTGTCAACCTTGTTTCTTTAGTTTTTTTGAGCGAAAGTAAAACATTTATAAAATATCAATTTACCCCCTTGCGTTCTCTGATGATTGAGTATATATAGAACGGGCCCTGAGCGCACCCTGAGTGTAGGGGAGAAAAAAGAAGTTCTTGACTAAACAAAAGATCGAGTTTAAAATTTTTATTTTTAGGTTTGTGCTGATATTTATTTTAAGATCTGAACAGATAAGACCTTTATCGAGGCTATTATAAAGATTTATCAAGATTTATCCAGCACAATAATGCCATTCAAGTTCCGCCTCCAAAAGGTGGCCTGGAGATGGAGAATGGATATAAAAGATTTAAATCTTGACAAATAAATGACGCGATAGTAAGTTAAAATTATATTTTTTGGCTTGATCTTTGAAAACTGAATAGTGTTTACAGACAGACCTCAAATCTTTTAAACACCGCCAAATAAGGTAGTGTTTATCCAGTTTTTCAACTGGAGGGTTTGATCCTGGCTCAGAATGAACGCTGGCGGCGTGCCTAACACATGCAAGTCGTACGCGAATCCGGGGCTTCGGCCCTGGTAGTAGAGTGGCGCACGGGTGAGTAACGCGTAGATGATCTACCCCTGGGATTGGAACAACTTGCCGAAAGGTGAGCTAATTCCAAATAATATCTGTCAGAGGGATCTGGCAGATCAAAGGTGGCCTCTCCTTGGAAGCTATCGCCTGGGGATGAGTCTGCGTCCCATTAGCTAGTTGGTGGGGTAACGGCCTACCAAGGCGACGATGGGTAGCTGGTCTGAGAGGATGACCAGCCACACTGGAACTGGAACACGGTCCAGACTCCTACGGGAGGCAGCAGTGAGGAATATTGCGCAATGGGGGAAACCCTGACGCAGCGACGCCGCGTGGGTGATGAAGGCCTTCGGGTCGTAAAGCCCTGTCAAGGGGGAAGAAATTCCTGACGGCTAATATCCGTCAGGATTGACGGTACCCCTGAAGGAAGCACCGGCTAACTCCGTGCCAGCAGCCGCGGTAATACGGAGGGTGCGAGCGTTATTCGGAATCACTGGGCGTAAAGCGGGTGTAGGCGGTTTATTAAGTCGGGTGTGAAAGTCCATGGCTTAACCATGGAAGTGCATCCGAAACTGATAGACTCGAGTACCGGAGAGGGAAGTAGAATTCCTGGTGTAGGAGTGAAATCCGTAGATATCAGGAGGAATACCGGTGGCGAAGGCGACTTCCTGGACGGATACTGACGCTGAGACCCGAAAGCGTGGGGAGCAAACAGGATTAGATACCCTGGTAGTCCACGCCCTAAACGATGGGCACTAGGTGCAGGGGGTATTGACCCCTCCTACGCCGTAGCTAACGCATTAAGTGCCCCGCCTGGGGAGTACGGCCGCAAGGTTAAAACTCAAAGGAATTGACGGGGGCCCGCACAAGCGGTGGAGCATGTGGTTTAATTCGACGCAACGCGAAGAACCTTACCTGGGTTTGACATCCCAAGAATCCCGTGGAGACACGGGAGTGCCCCTTCGGGGGAGCTTGGAGACAGGTGCTGCATGGCTGTCGTCAGCTCGTGTCGTGAGATGTTGGGTTAAGTCCCGCAACGAGCGCAACCCTTGCCTTTAGTTGCCATCATTCAGTTGGGCACTCTAAAGGGACTGCCGGTGTTAAACCGGAGGAAGGT of Dissulfurimicrobium hydrothermale contains these proteins:
- a CDS encoding ATP-binding protein — protein: MCKERVLIANRGEIAIRIMDACKDLGLDYCVVYAPEDEASLHVSLAKCDDKDGVKRAYCIASYKDPNEIFAVADQVGCTAIHPGYGFFAENFRFARRAEMRSRPLVFIGPRWEVIRDLGSKINTKRLAKSLGIPVIPGSDGPIYNEIDAEALAEDLFFIQKEQGVQHPSILVKASAGGGGMGIEEVTHLDAFRRVYRRIQNYAKRQFGDDGVLIEQNLRDYQHIEVQLLCSRHGEVVHFGTRNCTIQSSGRQKRVEVAPGFDPDSFEYPFDARAVLDRMVAYSVRLARHVGYDSVGTWEWVVTRDGSPYLLEVNTRIQVENGISARISRIKGRDGYPDLIKEQIRVAMGEKLGYRQEDIFLEGTSIELRIVAEDARRGFRPWCGVIKRFDFPDVPWAKVYTHVPRDRAYSIPTEYDPNLALAVIWGESTEEAKTRAMEFLKGVVIEGSDAQGGAAVTNLDYLAERIDNVLKF
- a CDS encoding acetyl-CoA carboxylase carboxyl transferase subunit alpha/beta, which produces MKDSSKLLSQLAERIAYLIDVKGGLAWKDLGALLDDVQSLRRDIYELDEASIFAEIDKIRDRVSSLEREAAESLSPAEIVNIVRSSQRFTLSDILENVYDSFTELGGDGECNVDPAVVVARATISRRMKNKTYSHQVMVIGHEKGRGEEYRNGGCARPWGNAKALRYMKVAETEGIPIHFFIFTPGSFPIEDYPGAAQQIARNIYAMARLKTPMVSFISEGGSGGAEAIGLSDIRLMGSRGYYSVISPEGAAAIEGKIREGEKLPKELVEHCAAQLKLTAQDNLRLGTIDRIVEEPPLGARRDDYVFFRRLRYELIRATDEVVLKTKSFRAFRAYALNIRNAEKEGVPEDFDLVINWDLTEPEIERLLELRSKKYREMAKGFYGEEATSSILGLGKAKDLASQSYYEIRYGLLRSHQRNVMKVIEEVSSEGSVLLNKVTRPVRAAYEFVFPRPERASKGGRGGMQEHVSIFAEEWEAYVSPLANEDRTVSCPNASKYGCLDLWVPDLYGEFCGVCPTCGHHFPLEYRWYLEHLFDKGSVEEFNTNIVSINPLGFEGFQSRLEKDIKRTGRRSSMITFDAKIQNIKLVVAMLFGDFRNGTVGAAEGEKFVRACDRARITRRPFLSYIHTTGGIRIHEGTLGVIQMPKCTMAVREYIDSGGLYIVVYDNNSYAGPVASFLGCSPYQFAIRSTRIGFAGPRVIRETTGEDVPPDYHSAKNALKRGHIQGIWDRREFRKNLYEALMTMGGPNLYYK
- the cobS gene encoding adenosylcobinamide-GDP ribazoletransferase, whose product is MGGLGIKALLIAIQFLTIIPVAPRLVVKDAELTASLSYFPLVGLMLGCIVLGIDSSLRGICTVQSLGVIDAAALAFLTRGLHLDGLSDTFDALGSGKPAEEALVIMKDSRIGAFGAVSLMFVLLLKASALSTASQKGLWQVFLLAPCLSRWGLNVLAASSTYARPSGGLGAAFVGGKTRRTLFFSGLTAFSAAWFLSGMAGLLISLGAVVCGLAASFYFKRRFGGITGDMLGAFLELTEAVFMVAGGVYAPRGA
- a CDS encoding histidine phosphatase family protein, which gives rise to MSCSEATRIILLRHGEVDAAKAVFYSQMDVPLSERGKKSSLTVSRVLEPVPISWVLSSDLSRCLFLARAIAAARGVGVEARRELRELDFGLWTGLGWDEIEMRFPGAIKKRMSNLESYRPPMGESVGDLAERAWGLIQQVVSEYHGRIVAVVSHGGVNRVIIAKAVGLPLQNIFSIHQDFSCINVIDFFSDGLAVVRALNWLPGVSEGFYP
- the recA gene encoding recombinase RecA, which gives rise to MKDKKRAVDIAIAQIQKQFGQGTVMRLGDRGGVEDVSVIPTGSIVVDMAIGIGGVPRGRIVEIFGPESSGKTTLALHMIAEAQKMGGMAAFVDAEHALDATYAKKLGVNTDDLLVSQPDFGEQALEIVDALVRSGAIDIIVVDSVAALVPKAEIEGEMGDQHVGLQARLMSQALRKLAGNLNRTKTVLVFINQIRMKIGVMFGSPETTTGGNALKFYATVRLDIRRISSLKEGADVIGNRTRVKVVKNKIAPPFKEAEFDIYYGEGISREASLIDLAAAVDIIEKSGAWYSYEGERLGQGRENVRIFLKEHPDVADKIERQIREVYGIKAARPIDVQEG